The genomic DNA AGTTTTAGTAACTTCACTAGTTTTATATTGCTCTCCTCCAGCAATACCTTCAATAAAGCCCATGATTTCTGCTTTAGAAACTTTATTAGCATCATAGGAAACGGTAGTAATACTATCATTAAAAATAACTTTGGCATTTGTTATACCTTCCTTTTTAGAAAGTTTAGATTGGATTGTTTTTGCGCATCCAATTTCACAACTCATTCCCGAAATTTTTAAAGAAAGTGATTGTACATTAGGTACTAAAACCTCTTTTGAATCCTCTTTTTTGTTCTCTTCTTTTTTAGTTTCATTTTTACATGAAATAAATAATAAAGAGGTTAGGGCAATTCCAAATATAATCTTTTGAATTCTCATTAGTGTAAGTTATAAGGTTATGATGCAAATTTATTAATAAATACGTTGGTTTTATAAGATTTACACGACTTTTGCAGATAATTTACGGTTATATATGAACAGTCAGCAAAAAAAATGGATGTACCTGCTTATACTCTCTATAGTTTGGGGAAGTTCTTTTATTTTAATAAAAAAATCGTTACAAGGAGTAACCCCAGTTCAATTAGGAGCTTTACGAATGTTAATAACAGCGTTTTTTTTATTGCTAATAGGTTTTAAAAGTATTAAAAAAATAGAGAAAAAACATTGGAAATACATAGCATACTCAGCCGCTTTAGGAACTTTTTTCCCTGTTTTCTTATTTGCTTTTGCTATTAGAGGGATTGATAGTGCCATTGTTTCTATACTTAATTCATTAACGCCATTTCATACATTTATTTTTGGAGCGTTAGTGTTTGGGTTTTCTTTTAAGAAAAAGCAGTTTATAGGAATATTACTAGGATTAGTAGGCACGTTGATTTTAATTTTTAAAGGAGCAGCGTTACACCCAGATCAAAATTATTGGTATGCCTTGTTAATTATCATAGCTTCTATAGGATATGCTTTTAATGTAAATATCATTAAGAGATACCTATATGATTTGGATGCTTTGGCTATTACCACGGGTAATTTTTTACTATTAATAATCCCAGCATTACTAGTTTTAATTTTTTCTAATTTCTTTCTAACATTCGAAATGAATCAGGAAACAGGTGAAGCACTAGGCTATATCATCATTTTATCAGTTGTTGGAACAGGAATAGCTAAAGTGTTGTTTAATAAAATGGTACATCTTTCATCTCCCATTTTTGCGGCCTCAGTAACCTATTTAATTCCAGTAGTAGCAGTTATTTGGGGAATTATAGACGGAGAAAAGTTGAGTTTATTTCAATTACTAGCAGGAGGAATTATTTTATTAGGGGTGTATTGGGTTAATAAGGTAAAGTGAAATGTGTTTTTATATTGTTGATAAGTAGTACTTTAATAAAAATAAAGAAGCTAAAAAAAAGATTGTTAAGTTCTTAAAAAGAATGTATATTTGCATCCGCTTTTCTTTTCGAAAAGTAATATAAATAAAGTATAAATACGCAAAACAAAAAGTATGTACGCAATCGTAGAGATAGCAGGGCAGCAATTTAAAGTAGCAAAAGACCAAAAAGTTTACGTTCACCGTTTACAAGAAGCAGAAGGATCAGAAGTAGTTTTTGATAATGTAATGCTTGTTGAAGATAAAGGAAATGTAACTATTGGCGCCCCAGCTATAGAAGGAGCCGCAGTAACGGCTAAGGTTTTAGGTCACTTAAAAGGTGATAAAGTAATCGTTTTCAAGAAGAAAAGAAGAAAAGGATATAAGAAGAAAAATGGGCATCGCCAATATTTGACAGAAATTCAAATAGCGTCTATTGCTGCTTCTGGTGCAAAAAAAGCTGTAACAAAAAAAGAGGCTCCTAAAGCAGAGGCTAAGGAGGCATCTAATGACTTAAGTTCTAAAACTGTTGCAGAATTAAAAGCTTTAGCTAAAGAAAGAGGTATTACAGGATACACTTCTTTAAAGAAAGTAGAATTAATTGAAGCGTTACGTAAATAATTAACTTTAAAAACTTAAAGAGATGGCTCATAAAAAAGGTGTCGGTAGTTCGAAGAATGGTAGAGAATCAGAATCGAAACGACTAGGAGTAAAGATTTTTGGAGGGCAAGCTGCAATTGCAGGAAATATTATTGTTCGTCAAAGAGGAACAACGCACAACCCAGGTGAAAACGTTTATATGGGGAAAGATCATACTTTACATGCTAAAGTAGATGGTGTGGTTGAATTTAAGAAAAAGAAGGATAATAGATCATATGTTTCTATAATTCCTTTTGAAGCTTAAGAAAAGAATAATTTTTAGTTATTTATTATAATAACAAAAGCCCAAATAATTATTATTTGGGCTTTTTTATTAAATAATTTTTTTTACAAATAAAAAACTACATCTTTCAATGTAGTTTTTTGTCCCCATAATTAGTAATCCCTAAATTATATAATTATGAATCTGAATAGTTAAAAGTACTTACCTCTTTACTATATCCGCTAAATTAAATAAGGATTGATAGCCATTAACCGCTTTTTGTATAAATGGTCGTGTTTTATGTGTAACTGGATGCGATAAAAAAAACAGTGATTAAGTAAGTATATAAGGCCACTTTTATAATAAAGATAAAAAGGTGTAAATGGCTCTAAAAAACAAAAAAAGATATTACTAGAATTATTAATCATAAAAAAAGTACTGTAAAAACAGTACTTTTTTGTTTGTTAATCATATTGAATAATCCCCCAATCGATCAATAATGATACCTTAAGTGTTCCTTAAGGACACCACAAAGATCCCTATTTTTTCTGGTTAAAAATTTCGCTTATGTATGAATGGTATATTTTATTGTATAGGTGGTATGATAAGAGTTATTGACTTCTTTTTTATAACTATATATCCAATCTTTCTTAGTACTATTTAGTGTGAGGTAAAAGCTTTTTTTAATATATATAGAATTTACTTACTATAAGTATCATCTTGTTTATTTTGTTGTTTTTCAGTAGTTTATGTTTATTTTTTTTAAAAAAAATAAAGGTTCAAATTTGCTCATTAACTTTTTGTTAACGTTTTTTTTGCTTATTTGTTAAAGAAGTAAAAAAATAAAAAATATATGTTCTTTGTTTCCCATATATGGCTATTTTCGCGGAAATTTTTATAATATGAAGTCAAAATTATTACAAGTAGCTTCATGCTTATTATTAATGGCATGTAGTAGTAACAGCAAAGAGGAAATTTTTGAAGGATCAAAATTAAATGATTACGTAGAAAAATTACCTTCAGTAGAACAAATTGCGCCATTTGAAGAAAGAAAAGTATCTAATGATACAAACAGAGGAAGATTTAGAAACGACGACTTTGATTTAGAAGAATATGAAGTAGCGGTTGGTTTTGATGAGCAATTTTTATTCAGTGCCAATGATGAAATTTTTTATCCTGGATCATTAGTTGTCGCGAGTTCTGTCATAGAAGGAGAATATGTTCCAATAACAGTGCCAAGAGCTCCTTTGAAAATATCTACATCTTTAGTGGGAGATAAAACATCAATAACGGTTGATTCGCCTAAATTATCTTCTACAAGAGATGCAATAAGTTCATTATTAAGTGATAGAAATTTTGAGGCGCCTCCTGCAAGCTTAAGATACACAACAGATGAGGTGTTTAGTAAAAATCACTTAAAAGTAGCAATAGGAGCTAGCTATGAGGGGACATCTACTAGCGTTTCAGGAAGCGCAGAGTTCAATTATGACAAAGAAACTACAAAAATGATTGTTAAAGTTATTCAAAAATATTATACTATTGATTCTGATATCCCATCAAATCCATCAGACTTTTTTGTAGAAGAGTTTAACTTTAAATCAAAATTAGGAGATAGAAAACCGCTATATGTTTCATCGGTAACTTATGGTAGAGTTTTCTTAATGAGTATTGAGTCATCTATGAATAAGATAGACTTAGAAGCTGCTTTACAAGGATCATTCTTAAAAGGTAAGATTACTGCAAAAGCTGAATTTGAATTTAGTAAAATAGCAAAAACTTCAACAATAAAAGCAACTATCTTAGGAGGTAATTCTGATTTAGCAGGAGCTGAAATAGGAGATTTATCAGCAGTAAAAGATTTTATCTCAAAAGGAGCTTCTTATAGTAAAGAAAACCCTGGGATTCCTATTGCATATAGATTAAGAGAATTAGGAACGAATGAAGTGTTTAAGAATGTAATATATTCTAAATATACAAAGAGAATTAAAAAAGATGCTGCTTTAACTAAAAGAATATCTTTTGACTTAAATTTTAACTGGGGAGGAGTAAAAAGTACTTCAGGAGCTGATATTGATCCTTATTATATTTATATTAAAAGAATGAATAGAAAAACAAGAGCGGTTAGTGAAAATCGAGTGCCTGGCTTTGGAGTATATTACTGGACAAAAACTAGATTGGAAGGTGTGGGTAAAGATGATGTAGTATATATTATTTATAGAGATTCAGATGGAAATGATAACCATGCGTTTAAATTACCTGAAACAGCAGGTTTAATAAGAAAGGGACTTAACAATGCGACGAGCAAGGACCTTTTCCCTTATGATAGTAATCCATATATTACATCAGAATTATACCACAAAACAAGTGTGTTAAAAGTAGGTATAGAATCACACAGAATTTTTTAAAACAAATAAAAAATAAAGAAGAGCGCAATTTTAATTGCGCTTTTTTTGTTGCAATAAATCAAATAGCATCCTTATGTGCATTCTTGTATTAAGGAAGCTATTTCTTTATAAGAGATTGTGTTAAAATACAATAGAAGATATATTGATATTACGTTCTTATTTTCTTTTTACATTAATAAGAGCTACATTTGGAAGAAATAAAACACAATGTTAAGAGCAGTAATAGTAGATGATGAACCAAAAGCTATACAGAGTTTATCATGGGAACTTTCTAACTTCAATAAAGACGTTAAAGTCATTGAAACGTTTACAGATGAAGAGGAAGGAATTTCTTATTTGAATAAAAATGAGGTAGATTGTCTTTTTTTAGATATAGAAATGCCAACAATGGATGGCTTTCAATTATTAGAAAGATTGACAAATAAAAATCTAGCAATTGTTATTACAACAGCCTACAATGAATATGCAATCAAAGCCTTGAAAAATGAGGCTATTGATTATTTATTAAAGCCAATTGATTCAGATGACTTAGGAGAAACGATTACTAAAATTAAGAAGTTTCATAATAAGACTGATAATTTTCAAAAGTTTGAACGAATACTTTCGAGTTTTAGCGAAAAGTTTAATCGACGTAAAATTATATTAAGTACAGATGGAAAGCTAATTTTTTTAGATGACTCAGAAATAATTTTTGTAGAATCTGATGGCAACTATTGTTCAATTTATACCACTAATGGGAAGAAAATTGTAGTGACTAAAAAATTAAAAGAAATCAATAGTTTATTGCCAGAAGAACATTTTTTTAGAATTCATAATTCTTATGTTATTAACTTGAATAAGATTAAAGAATTTTTAAGAACAGATGGATATGTCGTTTTGGAGAATAATCATAAAATTCCTGTATCTCGTCAAAGGAAATCAGAATTCCTAGAAAAATTTTAAAAGAGTATATGAAACGTTTTGTCCTTTGTTTACTCGTTTTTCTTAATTTTTATTGTTTCTCCCAAGAAGAAACAAAAGAAATTGGTTTTATTCATGAGGTTTTTTTGAAAAAACCGAAAAGCTATTTTGAATTGCTTCGCTTTTTTAAAAAATACAACCCGAAAGTGGAAGAAATCAATGTTTTTCTTGAAGAATCAAAAAAGAGAAAATATGCTGTAGGAGAAATCTTTTCCTATAATTTTTTAGGAAAACATTATAGGAAAAAATCGTTATTTGAAAAAGCACTTAGAAATTATAACCAAGCGCTACATTTAGCAAAACGAACAAAAAATGTAGAAGGAGAAATTGTAACATTAAACCAAATAGGAGTTGTTTACAGAAGACAAGATAAAATAAGGAGTGCTCTCAATTACCACCAATCGGCATTAGAATTAGCACAGCAGCGGAAAAACCCTTCTGAAGAAATGAAGAGAAGTATTAGTATTTCTCAAAATAGTATTGGAAATATATATTTAACATTAAAACAATACGAATTAGCACTTGAGCAGTTTGAAAAATCGATAAGCTTACACAGAGAAGGAAAACAAGGTAACCTAAGAAGTTTGGCTATTAACAGTGAAAACATAGGATATGCACAAGAAAAACTAGGCTATTTAGATGATGCGTTAAAAAACTATCAACTGTCTTTAAAATACAATATTCAAGGAAACTTTACAGAAGGTAAAATAAAATGTTACAATAGCATAAGTAGTATTTTGGTTTCAATGAAAGAATATGAAAAAGCATTGGAAATTATTGAGCCTGTTTTGCCTATGGCTATGGAGTTTAATGACATGTATTACTTAGCAGAAACGTATAAAAATTTAGGGTATGTTCAGCTTAATTTAAATAAAATAGAGGAAGCTAAAAAGAATTTAAAAGAAGGGATAAGGGTTGCAACAGCGTATAAAGTAAAAACAGAAATTACAGAATCGTATATTTATTTATCAGAACTCTATAATAAACAAGGTGATTATAAAACAGCTTTTCATTACTATAAAAAATCAAAAGAAGAAGAGGCGCAAACTTTTAATGAAAGAAACTTACTTTATGTAAATGATTTAATTACCAAATATGATAGTGAAGTAAAAAGCAATCAAATAAGAAATTTAGCAAGAGAAAATGAAATTACAAAGTTAAAGCTAACAAGGAATAGAAACTTTTTAATTATCATATTGGTTTCCTTGGCATTGTTAAGTGTTGTTTGGTATTCTTTTAACAGACAACGATTGCTAAAAGATGAAAAGAAGATATTAATGTTAGAACAAGAAGCTTTACAAAGTCAAATGAACCCTCATTTTATTTTTAATGCATTGAATTCTATTAAACTATATATTATTAACAATGAGCAAAAAAATGCTGTTTATTATTTGAATAAATTTTCCAAGCTTATTCGTAATATATTAGAATCATCTAAAGTAAAAGAAGTTAGTTTACATGATGAACTTAAAACAATGAGGCTGTATATGAGTATTGAAAATATACGGTTTTCTAATGAAATTACTTATGAAGAAAAAATAAATCCCAATCTAAATATAGACATCGTAAAAGTACCCCCATTAGTATTACAGCCATTTTTAGAAAATGCAATTTGGCATGGATTGTCCTCAAAAAAAGGAGAAAAAGAAGTGAAACTGTCTGTAGATAAGATATCCAATAAATTTATTGAAATTGCAATTGTAGATAATGGTATAGGACGTAATGCTGCTCAAAAAATAAAAGCCAGTAAATCACTAAAAAGAAAATCGATAGGGATAGATTTGACTAAAAAAAGACTGCAAAACTTTACAAGTGAATACAAAAATAATTATTCATTAAAATATTACGATTTAAAAAAAGATGGTTTAATAGTGGGAACTAAAGTTTGTTTAAGAATACCATTAAGCTAATAAACTATCCAAAAAATGTATGTATCACCCATAGGTAATCATGTTATGGTAAAAGAATATATAAAAGGACTTAAAAATGCATATATTAATGCTAATGAAAAGGAGCTTTGGGAGCATTTTGAAGCTATTAAACATGGTGCTAGTAAAGAAGCATTAAAAGCGCTTAAAGAGGTGTATCAAGATGTGCCAGATGAATTGATTGATTTGTTGAAATATGTAGATGGGACTTATTGGAGGAGATATAAAGATGAAGAAATTGCGTTTTATTTTTTAGGCGCTGACCTTTGTGAGTACCCATATTATTTATTATCAACTCATGAAATCATTGAGCATAAAAATGATGCGGTCAAATATTATGCTGATTATATTGAAAGAGAATATGAAGGAGTTGCCATAGATGATAAAATTATTGATAAGGCAGCTCAGTTAGATTGGCTTCATTTTTCAGATTGCATGAATAATGGTGGAACTTCTCAGCTATTTATAGATTTTAGCCCTTCAGAAAAAGGTAAAAAAGGGCAAATAGTAAGGTTTTTACACGATCCAGATGAATTTAAAGTAATAGCAGATAGCTTTGCGTCTTATTTGAAAAAACTAATGGAGCATGACTATGATTTTATTAGCGAAGGCCTTTAAAAAGGTTCAATACTGATATTTTTTGCCATTTATTCTTATCCACTCTTTTGAGTGTTATGTATTAATAAATTCCATTTTTTCGATACATAATATCTGATGTTAGTATCTATTTTTCACCTTTTTCAATAGCAATGCTCTGGTGCTTTTACTCATGTATAAAGCACAAAGTAGTTTCTGTTCTAGGGGGTGCGGACACATTCTTAAATTGAGTTTTCCTGCCTGTATAATTATCGCTTAAGCATGCCATAAATGTGATCCTACTTTCCTCCAATTCATTTTACTTCAACCGTCCGTCAATAGGCTTTTTAAATCTTTGTTCAGTTTTATGTTTATAAAACCTAAATAGCTCATTGCATCCAATAGTCTTATCGTTTTGAAGATATTTTTGGCAAAGCAAATTTACTTTTTTCCAGTACCGATAAGCAAGGTTGGTGCCTACATACATTTGTCTATAATGATTTCTAATATTTTTCATCATTTTAGCACCTGAAGTTAGATTTACAATAAGCCTTCTTATATCCTTTTCGTTCACTGAATATAATAAGATCACCACATTCCTTCGGAGTTAAAAAATTGCCAATAGCCCAGATTGATTTTGAGAGATATTTGACTTTGATAACATACAATAATTAATAAATACAAAGAGAATCACTTTTTATTAAAGTCTTATGTATATGTAATTTACAAATAGAAGTTATGTGTTTAAATCTTGTACAAGTTTTTTAAGGTGTGTTGAAAAGTTTGTACAGGAAATAGCGGAAAAATCTTGTACAAGTTTTTTAGAGGGTATTGAAAAGTTTGTACAAGAAATAGAGGAGCAATCTTGTACAAGTTTTTTGGAAGGTATTGAAAAGTTTGTACAAGAAATAGAAGAGCAATCTTGTACAAGTTTTTTAAGGTGTGTTGAAAAGTTTGTACAGGAAATAGTGGAAAAATCTTGTACAAGTTTTTTAAGATGCGTTGAAAAGTTTGTACAAGAAATAGCGGAAAAATCTTGTACAAGTTTTTTGGAAGGTATTAAAAAGTTTGTACAAAAAGAAGCTTATTATCAATAGGTTAATTTATTGAATTCTTGTAAATATGATTTTTTATTTTATAGTGATCGGTATAATATTACCACTGATTTAAAGTTTTAAGTATGTAAAACTTGCGAAAGGAATATAGTTCATCAAAAAAATGTAAATATGATAAAAGATATAAAAAAGTATTTCAATATTTCTAATCAAGGAATAGCAGCTTATATAGGAAAATCTATCAGCTTGGTCAATTCTATAATTATTGGACGCAGATATTTTAGCTTACCAGACCTAAATAAACTTTTAAAACTTTATAAAAGTTTACAAATGGAAAAGGGAATACTTGAGCTGCCTGAGGTTATTGCATTAATAGATAAAGAAAAGGAAAGCGCACTTCCTTGGGTAAAACAGCAAATTAAAGAGAAAAAACGTGCCTTGATCATTTGTAAAAATACCCTAAAAAAATTACAATTACGTAGAAAGGTATGGTTACGAGGGCTGGGGGTTTGTACTACTTTATTAAATGATCAAACATTAGATGGAGCTACTCTTAAATGGCTTAGTTTACGTAAAAAGCATTTAAGCATACGATTAAAAGAAGATACATATTTTAAAGAAATAGCATATGAGCTTCGTATTAAAAGCTTAAAAGGAGAGCTAAGCTATTTAAAAAAGATGGTAGAAAAAGAGTTTAAATAAATAGCTTGGCACCTTTTTTATTTTAGTATTAAGAAAACACTTTAATTCCTAATGAAAAAATCACTACTACAAAAACAAATCTAATTTTAGTTGAACCCAAACTGCTTTTTTCTTTTCAGTATTAAGGTTGCTAAAAGAAATGCCTAATAAACGAACGGAGTTTTTTAGCTTTTCTTTGTATAAGAGCTCTTTAACAACAGGAAAAAAAACGCTTTTATCGTCGGTAAAATTCAATAATGTTTTACTTCTTGTTTGCTGAGAAAAATCGCTATACTTTATTTTTAAAGTAATTGTTTTCCCTTTTGCTTTGCTAGTTTTCATTCTTCTATCCAGTTCCTCAGCAATTTTATTTAACTGAGCTAACATAAAAACTTCCGAAGACAAGTTTTCAGTAAAAGTACGTTCAGCAGCAATAGACTTTCTAATTCTATTCGGTTTTACTTCACTTTTATGAACTCCTCGAACAATATGATAATAATGACTTCCTGATTTGCCAAAAAGAGCAGTCAATTCCTCTAAAGACCGTTGTTTTAAATGAAGCCCATTAAAAATCCCATTGGCGTACATTTTAGCAGCAGTCACTTTTCCTACTCCATAAAATTTACGAATAGGAAGCTCCTCTAAAAAAAGAAGAACTTCTTCAGGATGTACCGTTTTTTGTCCGTTAGGTTTATTCATATCAGAAGCTACTTTAGCAATAAACTTATTAATAGAAATACCTGCCGAAGCGCGCAATTCAAGTTCCTTCCAAATACGTCGCCTAATTTCTTCAGCAATAAGACTAGCAGAATTGATGTTTTTTTTATTAATAGTAACATCCAAATATGCCTCATCCAAAGAAAGCGGTTCTACACAATCAGTATAATCATAAAAAATTTCTCTAATCTTTAGAGAGATTTCTTTATAACGAGCAAATCTAGGTTTGACAAAAATCAAATGCGGACATTTCTTTTGGGCTAATGCTGCGCTCATGGCAGATTTTACACCAAAAACCCTAGCCTCATAACTAGCAGCAGCAACAACACCTCTAATTTCATTTCCACCAACAGCTACTGGCTTCCCTCGTAAAGAAGGATTATCAAGCTGCTCAACGGAAGCATAAAAGGCATCCATGTCCACATGAATGATTTTTCTGAAAGGAGGTTGCAGTTCCATACAGTAAAAATAAGAAAGCAATAATTAAAATAGTAAATTCATTTAAAATTTTTGAGTTGAAATTACTGTATTACGGTTTTTTTAAATTAAACCTGCTTTACTTCTATAATTTTTACGGGACAAGCTTTTTTAGCTTCATTAGACGGCTCAAAAATGGTTTCATCGTGTGATTTTATAGTAAAAAAGCCCTTTTTTTCAATTGCATGTAATAACACAGACTTTCCGTCTTTTTTAGACATTTGAAATTGTGCAGGAGCAACTTCTACACAATAATTACAACCAATACATTTATTTCTTTGTAGGGTAACAACAACCATTATGCTTTGGCAAATTCAGTGTTAACAATTTTATACAACTTATCAGAAGAACGAATTCTAAAATCTAACTTCATGGTAACTTCATCACCCTTGCTAGCTTTTTTTGCAGGAGCATCATTTACAAACATTTGCGTAAGCTTCATTTCTTGTGCGCCTGTAGTAGGTCCTGTAATCAAAATAGTATCGCCAACAGCTACATCATAAGCCTCAATTTTAAACTCTCCTATTTTTGCCTTTTGGAAATAATGAACTCCTTTGCCTAAATACACCTTTTTTTGAGTAGCATGAGAACCAGGTTCCTTACTCCATTCTCCTAACTTTTGCCCCAAATAATATCCATTCCAAAAGCCTCTATTATATACTTTTTCAAGCTCCAACATCCAAGAAATAACTTTTTCCTTGTCGTAAGTACCATTTGCCAAACAATCAATGGCATCTCTATAGCACTTAATAACTTTGGCAACATACTCAGGAGCTCTCCCTCTTCCTTCAATTTTTAATACTTTAATACCCGCATCAACAACTTGGTCAAGAAAATCAATGGTACATAAATCTTTAGGAGACATGATATATTCATTATCTAACTCCATTTCAAAACCAGACTCTTGATCAATTACCGTATATTTTTTTCGGCAATTTTGTTTACAAGCCCCTCTGTTTGCTGAGGAATTATGTGAGTGCAAGCTCATATAACATTTGCCAGAAACAGCCATGCACAAAGCACCGTGCCCAAAAATTTCAATCTCAAGCAAACGACCAGAAGGCCCTTTTATCTCTTCTTTCGCTATTTGCTCAGTAATCTTTTTAACTTGACGTAAGCTCAGTTCTCTACTCAATACAACCGTATCAGCAAACATTGCATAAAACTTTACAGTTTCAATATTAGTAATGTTAATTTGGGTAGAAATATGCACTTCCATTTGGGCAGCTCTGGCCATAGTAATAACTGCTTGATCCATAGCAATAACCGCAGTAATATTAGCTTTTTTAGCGCTATTAATTAATGTTTTTACAATAGATAAATCATGGTCATACACAATGGTATTTAACGTTAAATAGGTACGTACATTTTTTTCTGAACACCGTTTTGAAATCTCTTCCAAATCGTCTAGTGTAAAATTAATAGAGGCCCTTGCTCTCATATTTAATTGCTCAACACCAAAATATACAGCATCACACCCATTATCTAAAGCAGCTTGTAACGATTCAAAGTTACCTGCTGGTGCCATCAGTTCTATCTTTTGCATTATTTCTTAAACTTTAAAGCTTCTGAACGTCCTTTTTTAAAAATCTTATTACTAGCTTGCTTTCCTTTACGAAGCTCTTTTTGCGCTTCATAAGACAAATGAATGATGTCTTGGCAATCAGTAGAGCAGGTGTTTTCTGTACGTGCTGCACACTCATCACACTGAATAAATAATAAATGACAAGCTTCATTAGCACAGTTTGTATGGTTGTCACAAGGTGTTCCGCATTGATGGCAATTAGAAATTACATCATCGCTAATTCTTTCAGCTCTTCTATGGTCAAAAACAAAATTTTTACCCAAAAATTTATTTTCAATCTCTTCTTCCTTTACCTGTCTAGTGTATTCAATAATCCCCCCTTCTAATTGAAAA from Tenacibaculum maritimum NCIMB 2154 includes the following:
- the dinB gene encoding DNA polymerase IV, translating into MELQPPFRKIIHVDMDAFYASVEQLDNPSLRGKPVAVGGNEIRGVVAAASYEARVFGVKSAMSAALAQKKCPHLIFVKPRFARYKEISLKIREIFYDYTDCVEPLSLDEAYLDVTINKKNINSASLIAEEIRRRIWKELELRASAGISINKFIAKVASDMNKPNGQKTVHPEEVLLFLEELPIRKFYGVGKVTAAKMYANGIFNGLHLKQRSLEELTALFGKSGSHYYHIVRGVHKSEVKPNRIRKSIAAERTFTENLSSEVFMLAQLNKIAEELDRRMKTSKAKGKTITLKIKYSDFSQQTRSKTLLNFTDDKSVFFPVVKELLYKEKLKNSVRLLGISFSNLNTEKKKAVWVQLKLDLFL
- a CDS encoding ferredoxin; amino-acid sequence: MVVVTLQRNKCIGCNYCVEVAPAQFQMSKKDGKSVLLHAIEKKGFFTIKSHDETIFEPSNEAKKACPVKIIEVKQV
- a CDS encoding peptidase U32 family protein is translated as MQKIELMAPAGNFESLQAALDNGCDAVYFGVEQLNMRARASINFTLDDLEEISKRCSEKNVRTYLTLNTIVYDHDLSIVKTLINSAKKANITAVIAMDQAVITMARAAQMEVHISTQINITNIETVKFYAMFADTVVLSRELSLRQVKKITEQIAKEEIKGPSGRLLEIEIFGHGALCMAVSGKCYMSLHSHNSSANRGACKQNCRKKYTVIDQESGFEMELDNEYIMSPKDLCTIDFLDQVVDAGIKVLKIEGRGRAPEYVAKVIKCYRDAIDCLANGTYDKEKVISWMLELEKVYNRGFWNGYYLGQKLGEWSKEPGSHATQKKVYLGKGVHYFQKAKIGEFKIEAYDVAVGDTILITGPTTGAQEMKLTQMFVNDAPAKKASKGDEVTMKLDFRIRSSDKLYKIVNTEFAKA